In one Sphingobacterium daejeonense genomic region, the following are encoded:
- a CDS encoding signal peptidase — protein MNKYLIRGTAFTVVGILCLYYGINLMKSDLTDNLWYKILLIAGVLSFGYGFITLIYRMFRKIDRNTIIDHRKSNKKQNN, from the coding sequence ATGAACAAATATTTAATTAGGGGAACGGCCTTTACAGTAGTCGGTATATTATGCCTGTATTATGGCATAAATCTCATGAAATCGGACCTCACCGATAACCTCTGGTACAAAATCCTATTGATCGCTGGTGTATTATCCTTTGGATATGGATTTATTACTTTGATTTATCGAATGTTCCGTAAAATTGATAGAAACACCATAATTGATCACCGTAAATCCAATAAAAAGCAGAACAATTAA
- a CDS encoding Crp/Fnr family transcriptional regulator — protein MKDLIGSNFYKYYTEKALLDDCDFEKLLPYFEFRELSHNQLILRAGEVCKHFLFVDEGLLQFVSLDEKGVEHILQFAPENWLMADRSSMYFDEPSLYYIKAIEPSKVVFLHPNFFSEAAKLRFEFSLFTEKSLQRSIYYLQRRINSLLAMTAKERYLEFIELYPNLLLRVPQWMIASYLGITPESLSRVRREIAKDSF, from the coding sequence ATGAAAGACCTGATAGGCAGTAATTTCTATAAGTATTATACCGAGAAAGCTTTATTGGATGACTGTGATTTTGAGAAGTTGCTTCCCTATTTTGAGTTTCGTGAATTGTCTCACAATCAATTGATCTTACGTGCTGGCGAGGTATGTAAGCATTTTCTTTTTGTGGACGAGGGATTATTACAATTTGTTTCGCTTGATGAAAAGGGTGTTGAGCATATCCTGCAATTTGCGCCTGAGAACTGGCTGATGGCCGATCGTTCCAGCATGTATTTTGACGAGCCATCTCTATATTATATCAAAGCCATAGAGCCTAGTAAAGTTGTTTTTTTGCATCCAAACTTCTTTTCAGAAGCTGCAAAATTGAGATTTGAGTTTTCCTTGTTTACAGAGAAGTCATTACAGCGAAGCATCTATTATCTTCAGCGCAGGATCAATTCCCTGCTAGCAATGACTGCCAAAGAGCGGTATTTAGAATTTATTGAGCTGTACCCAAATCTATTGTTACGGGTGCCTCAGTGGATGATTGCTTCGTATTTAGGTATTACTCCGGAAAGCTTGAGCCGGGTAAGGCGGGAGATTGCAAAAGATAGTTTTTAA
- a CDS encoding DUF4359 domain-containing protein — translation MSKTRIFALLGIVIMLTAVFTNPSKEKINDKLTLKAKEILKNQLDYKHKDAVDFGMMLFGDQVVKEFVNNYTHTDNYYLFSLTKINWNSEEVVIGGGAFGQVWISDKIDEKAGMLMDALKNQ, via the coding sequence ATGAGCAAAACAAGAATATTTGCATTGTTGGGAATCGTTATTATGTTAACAGCGGTATTCACTAATCCGTCTAAGGAAAAAATAAACGATAAATTAACCCTGAAAGCTAAAGAAATACTGAAAAATCAACTTGACTACAAACATAAAGATGCTGTAGATTTCGGAATGATGCTTTTTGGAGATCAAGTCGTTAAAGAATTCGTCAATAACTATACACATACGGATAACTATTACCTTTTTTCATTAACTAAAATCAATTGGAACAGTGAAGAAGTGGTAATAGGAGGAGGGGCTTTTGGCCAAGTTTGGATCAGTGACAAGATCGATGAAAAAGCAGGTATGTTGATGGACGCATTAAAAAACCAATAA
- the recO gene encoding DNA repair protein RecO, whose protein sequence is MLQQTKGITLKVTNYSESSVVAQIYTESLGLQSYLINGARKPKAKIGNNMLQPFHLLELVVYNKENNNLQRIKEAQQFPPLKTIPLDIVKSSIAMFLNEVLYKVLRHQHPEPQLFQFLENAIIWLDEANDGLANYHLVFLAKLTHYLGFKPIISNLPYFDLIEGQFTNSLPGHVHVLQEPYSACFREILQSSFTNCNKIKLTREDRSYLLQKIVDYYRLHTENFGEVNSLYILEEIFGN, encoded by the coding sequence ATGCTGCAACAAACAAAAGGAATTACACTCAAAGTGACCAACTATTCCGAAAGTAGCGTGGTCGCCCAGATCTATACGGAATCATTGGGATTGCAATCCTATTTAATCAATGGAGCGCGAAAACCAAAAGCAAAAATCGGAAATAATATGTTGCAGCCTTTCCATTTGCTGGAGCTGGTGGTATACAACAAGGAAAACAACAACCTGCAACGAATAAAAGAAGCTCAACAATTTCCTCCTTTAAAAACAATACCCTTAGATATCGTTAAAAGTTCAATAGCTATGTTCTTGAACGAAGTACTGTACAAAGTACTGCGACATCAGCACCCTGAACCACAACTATTTCAATTCTTAGAAAATGCAATTATTTGGCTGGATGAGGCAAACGACGGGTTAGCAAACTATCACCTTGTATTTCTTGCCAAACTAACCCACTACCTAGGTTTTAAGCCCATAATAAGTAATTTACCTTATTTTGATCTGATCGAAGGCCAATTCACAAACAGCCTTCCGGGCCATGTTCATGTTTTGCAAGAACCTTATAGTGCATGCTTCCGGGAAATATTGCAAAGTAGTTTCACAAATTGTAACAAGATTAAGCTTACAAGAGAAGATCGATCATATTTATTGCAAAAAATTGTCGATTATTATCGGCTCCATACAGAGAATTTTGGAGAAGTAAATTCCCTTTACATCCTAGAAGAAATTTTTGGAAATTAA
- a CDS encoding SIMPL domain-containing protein: MKKFLTLIALFGMLTAVNAQTNNMENTRRVATRGYAEKEITPDIVYLSISLKEYYQDGNTKKKVAIDQLEKQLFDAAMKNGVKKEDFTVQNIYSYNVADKKKNNELLQARQYRIKVADLKKLNTMLEEVDARGLQSTNISGYDHSQKREIEKELKTLAVRDARTNAEILAAADAENVGKVILINDNSSFNWNEIAPQPRMYALKASNAEMDSANNGLDLEVRPIKLTCNIDAVFELK; the protein is encoded by the coding sequence ATGAAAAAATTTTTAACACTTATTGCACTCTTCGGAATGCTTACTGCAGTAAACGCACAAACTAATAATATGGAAAACACTAGGCGAGTAGCAACTCGTGGTTATGCTGAAAAAGAAATTACGCCAGACATCGTCTATTTATCTATTTCTCTGAAAGAATATTACCAAGATGGTAATACCAAAAAGAAAGTAGCAATTGATCAATTGGAAAAACAACTTTTCGATGCAGCAATGAAAAACGGTGTAAAAAAAGAAGACTTTACAGTTCAAAACATCTATAGCTACAACGTAGCCGATAAAAAGAAAAACAACGAGTTACTTCAAGCTAGGCAATATAGAATCAAAGTTGCCGACCTTAAGAAATTAAACACCATGCTTGAAGAAGTAGATGCTAGGGGATTACAAAGCACCAATATCTCAGGTTATGACCATTCACAAAAACGTGAAATAGAAAAAGAACTTAAAACATTGGCCGTTAGGGATGCTAGAACAAATGCAGAGATTTTAGCTGCCGCTGATGCAGAAAACGTAGGAAAAGTGATTTTAATAAATGATAACAGCAGCTTTAACTGGAATGAAATCGCTCCACAACCGCGCATGTATGCATTGAAAGCAAGCAATGCAGAAATGGATTCTGCCAATAACGGTCTAGACCTTGAGGTTCGCCCGATAAAACTTACTTGCAATATAGACGCTGTATTCGAGCTCAAATAA
- the rpmB gene encoding 50S ribosomal protein L28, with protein MSRICDLTGKTALKGNNVSHSNVKTKRKFYPNLQTKRFYLPEEDRWITLKVSTSAIKTINKNGITASIEKFIKKGHI; from the coding sequence ATGTCAAGAATTTGTGATTTAACAGGCAAGACGGCATTAAAAGGAAATAACGTATCACACTCGAACGTTAAAACTAAGCGTAAATTTTATCCTAATTTACAGACTAAGCGTTTTTATCTTCCAGAAGAAGATCGTTGGATTACTTTAAAAGTATCTACATCAGCGATTAAAACGATCAACAAGAACGGTATTACAGCCTCTATCGAGAAATTTATTAAAAAAGGTCACATTTAA
- a CDS encoding cold-shock protein → MQEGVVKFFNEAKGFGFIIPNSGESEIFVHVSGLVDKVRENDHVSYEVQQGRKGLNAVNVKLI, encoded by the coding sequence ATGCAAGAAGGAGTAGTAAAATTCTTTAATGAAGCCAAAGGTTTCGGCTTCATCATTCCAAATTCTGGCGAGAGTGAAATCTTCGTTCACGTTTCTGGATTAGTTGACAAGGTTCGTGAAAACGACCATGTTTCTTACGAAGTACAACAAGGTCGTAAGGGACTAAACGCGGTAAATGTAAAACTTATCTAA
- a CDS encoding DUF4112 domain-containing protein yields the protein MENRSTYNLEKIDKDFQWVKRLSVLMDSRFRIGNFRFGLDPILNFIPFGGQIATFIISLVLVSVMYRNGASSKVAVKMLLNVTWDALIGSIPLFGNVFDFFNKANEKNIKLLKEHYYDNKHQGSAKRILITLGLVLFILIVLFIYAMYALTVWLMGLIF from the coding sequence ATGGAAAATAGATCTACCTATAATTTAGAAAAAATAGATAAAGATTTTCAATGGGTTAAACGACTATCTGTATTAATGGATAGTCGTTTCCGCATTGGAAACTTCAGATTTGGATTAGACCCAATCCTAAATTTTATACCTTTTGGTGGTCAAATCGCAACTTTTATAATCTCTTTGGTACTTGTTTCTGTCATGTATCGAAATGGCGCAAGTAGCAAAGTAGCCGTAAAAATGTTGCTTAACGTTACTTGGGACGCATTAATAGGATCAATACCGCTATTCGGTAACGTTTTTGACTTCTTCAACAAGGCGAATGAGAAGAACATCAAACTATTGAAAGAACATTATTACGACAACAAACATCAGGGCAGTGCAAAAAGAATACTCATAACATTAGGATTGGTACTTTTCATTCTCATCGTTCTGTTTATTTATGCCATGTATGCATTGACTGTTTGGTTAATGGGATTAATATTTTAA
- the rimO gene encoding 30S ribosomal protein S12 methylthiotransferase RimO: protein MKTKQSKIAPSVAKPRVNVVTLGCSKNIHDSEVLMGQLKGNQMEVVHEASNIQANDIVVINTCGFIDNAKQESIDTILQFSELKDQGKVNKVIVTGCLSERYKPELQSEIPSVDAFFGTNDLPELLSTIGADYRHELLGERLLTTPSHFSYFKIAEGCNRPCSFCAIPLMRGKHVSKSIDDLVKEAKFLASNGTKELILIAQDLTYYGLDIYGKRNLSDLLRHLSDVEGIDWIRLQYAYPSGFPMDILDAMNERSNICNYLDMPLQHISDSMLKSMRRGTTKQKQIDLVNQIRDKVPNIALRTTLICGYPGETEQDFQEMLEWVEETRFDRLGCFTYSHEEKTHAYDLNDDVPEEVKQDRVDQIMEVQQGISYDINQEKVGKTFKVLVDRVDGDYFIGRTEFDSPEVDNEVVLEAKNNYARIGDFVQVKVDRAEDFDLYGNIVK from the coding sequence ATGAAAACGAAACAATCAAAAATTGCTCCCAGTGTAGCAAAACCACGTGTGAACGTGGTGACCTTGGGTTGCTCTAAAAATATACACGATAGTGAAGTTCTGATGGGCCAGTTAAAAGGCAATCAGATGGAAGTTGTGCATGAAGCAAGCAATATTCAGGCGAATGACATTGTCGTAATTAATACCTGTGGGTTTATTGACAATGCTAAGCAAGAGTCCATTGATACTATTCTACAATTTTCAGAACTGAAAGATCAGGGAAAAGTTAATAAAGTAATCGTTACGGGCTGTTTATCGGAGCGGTATAAGCCAGAATTGCAATCTGAAATCCCTAGTGTTGATGCATTTTTCGGTACAAATGATCTTCCTGAATTATTATCGACCATAGGAGCTGATTACCGACATGAATTATTAGGGGAGCGTTTGCTGACTACGCCTTCACATTTTTCTTATTTTAAAATTGCTGAGGGTTGTAACCGTCCATGTTCATTCTGTGCGATTCCTTTGATGCGTGGTAAACATGTGTCAAAATCGATTGATGACCTGGTCAAAGAAGCTAAATTTTTGGCTTCCAATGGCACGAAAGAATTGATTTTAATTGCTCAGGATCTAACCTATTACGGATTGGACATTTATGGCAAGCGTAATTTATCTGATCTTTTGAGACATCTTTCTGATGTTGAAGGGATTGATTGGATCCGTTTACAATATGCATACCCATCCGGTTTTCCGATGGATATCTTAGACGCCATGAATGAGCGTTCCAATATCTGTAATTACTTGGATATGCCCCTACAGCATATTTCTGACTCGATGTTGAAGTCTATGCGTAGAGGAACTACCAAACAAAAACAGATTGATTTAGTAAACCAAATTCGTGATAAAGTTCCTAATATTGCATTAAGAACGACTCTTATTTGCGGTTACCCCGGTGAAACGGAGCAGGATTTTCAGGAGATGTTGGAATGGGTTGAAGAGACAAGATTTGACCGTTTAGGGTGTTTTACTTATTCACATGAGGAGAAAACTCATGCTTATGATTTGAATGACGATGTTCCTGAGGAAGTTAAGCAGGATCGTGTAGATCAAATCATGGAGGTTCAACAAGGCATTTCGTATGACATCAACCAAGAAAAAGTTGGAAAGACCTTTAAAGTTTTGGTGGATAGGGTAGATGGCGATTATTTTATCGGCAGAACAGAATTTGACTCACCAGAAGTTGATAATGAAGTTGTATTGGAAGCCAAGAATAATTACGCAAGAATCGGAGACTTCGTTCAGGTAAAAGTAGACCGAGCTGAGGACTTTGATTTATACGGCAATATTGTCAAATAA
- a CDS encoding DUF4295 domain-containing protein, which produces MAKKAVASLQKGGGKEFTKVVITTKSAKTGAYTFKESMVHNDKVKEVVAGASK; this is translated from the coding sequence ATGGCAAAGAAAGCAGTTGCATCATTACAAAAAGGTGGTGGTAAAGAGTTTACAAAAGTTGTTATCACTACAAAATCTGCAAAAACTGGCGCTTATACTTTCAAAGAAAGTATGGTACACAACGACAAGGTAAAAGAGGTTGTTGCTGGGGCTTCTAAATAA
- the rpmG gene encoding 50S ribosomal protein L33 yields the protein MAKKGNRVQVILECTEHKESGLPGMSRYITTKNKKNTTERLELKKFNPVLRKVTVHKEIK from the coding sequence ATGGCAAAAAAAGGAAATAGAGTACAAGTTATCTTAGAATGTACTGAGCACAAAGAAAGTGGTCTTCCAGGAATGTCTCGTTACATTACCACAAAGAACAAAAAGAACACTACTGAGCGTTTGGAGTTGAAAAAATTCAACCCTGTATTGAGAAAAGTAACAGTTCACAAAGAAATTAAGTAA
- the bshC gene encoding bacillithiol biosynthesis cysteine-adding enzyme BshC, translated as MKATYIDYNDTNSFSKTLIAYLGHNEALAPFYGNKPDYNGFGEQMSKKKNFAHRELLTQVLSDQYADLLDTSPEVAQNIIRLKDENTYTVTTGHQLNIFTGPLYFIFKIVTAIKLAQDLKEKFPDKEFVPVYWMATEDHDFEEINHTRVFGKKISWEVDKHAATGRISTDTIRETVKTYCNTFGLSENATELTKLVEEAYLKGRSLADATRVFVNSLFKQYGLIILDADRKELKKVFAPIMEEDILKEKSFKAIEQTSAQLLEAGFSTQVHAREINFFYLTDEFRERIVHLEDGRFEVLHQDLFFTEAELKKEIQSHPERFSPNVVMRPMYEEVILPNLAYIGGGAEIVYWLQLKANFDQYKVQFPILIPRNSAMITDDQMAGKIFRLDFTFKSIFKPSETLKKDYVKRITKHRLNLHDEWMEFNSIFGKIKLRAHKIDPSLGPSTDAVKARLKKAVNNLEKKLLKAEKRNHEDALIQIDRIKEKLFPKGALQERTENFAELYLKHGTELIPDLVKSFNPLDFKFTILY; from the coding sequence ATGAAAGCCACATATATTGATTATAACGACACTAACAGTTTTTCCAAGACCTTAATAGCTTATCTCGGCCATAATGAAGCATTAGCTCCATTTTATGGCAATAAGCCTGATTACAATGGTTTTGGGGAACAGATGAGTAAGAAGAAGAATTTTGCTCATCGAGAGCTGTTGACACAAGTATTAAGTGATCAATATGCGGATCTATTGGACACTTCGCCCGAAGTGGCTCAGAACATTATCCGATTAAAGGACGAAAACACTTATACGGTCACCACTGGCCATCAATTAAATATCTTCACAGGTCCCTTATATTTTATCTTCAAAATAGTTACTGCAATCAAATTGGCACAAGATCTCAAGGAAAAATTTCCTGACAAAGAATTTGTCCCTGTTTATTGGATGGCTACTGAGGATCATGACTTTGAGGAAATTAACCACACCCGCGTATTTGGCAAGAAGATTTCATGGGAAGTGGACAAACACGCGGCAACCGGAAGGATAAGCACGGACACGATTCGTGAAACTGTAAAGACCTATTGCAATACCTTTGGTTTATCTGAAAACGCCACAGAACTCACTAAATTGGTTGAGGAGGCGTATTTAAAAGGCAGAAGCTTGGCAGATGCAACCAGGGTCTTTGTCAATTCGTTATTCAAACAATATGGCTTAATTATATTGGATGCTGACCGTAAAGAGCTGAAGAAGGTTTTTGCTCCGATAATGGAGGAGGATATTTTGAAAGAAAAAAGCTTTAAGGCCATTGAGCAAACTTCGGCTCAATTACTTGAAGCTGGATTTTCGACTCAAGTGCATGCTCGTGAGATCAATTTCTTTTATCTTACTGACGAATTCAGGGAGCGAATTGTTCATCTTGAAGATGGAAGGTTTGAGGTTTTGCACCAGGATTTGTTTTTTACTGAAGCAGAGCTCAAAAAAGAAATTCAGTCACATCCTGAGCGATTCAGCCCTAATGTGGTGATGAGGCCTATGTACGAAGAGGTGATATTGCCCAACCTTGCTTATATCGGTGGAGGAGCAGAAATCGTTTATTGGCTGCAATTAAAAGCCAATTTTGATCAGTATAAGGTTCAATTTCCAATTTTGATTCCTCGAAATTCCGCCATGATTACAGATGATCAAATGGCAGGTAAAATATTTAGACTGGACTTTACCTTCAAGAGTATTTTTAAACCTTCAGAAACGTTAAAGAAAGATTACGTCAAACGGATTACGAAACACCGACTGAACTTGCATGATGAATGGATGGAGTTTAACTCTATCTTTGGTAAGATAAAATTAAGGGCCCATAAAATAGACCCCAGTCTTGGCCCTAGTACCGATGCCGTAAAAGCAAGGTTAAAGAAGGCTGTAAACAATCTCGAGAAAAAATTGCTCAAGGCCGAGAAAAGAAATCATGAAGATGCCTTGATTCAAATTGATAGGATAAAAGAAAAGCTGTTTCCAAAAGGGGCTTTGCAGGAACGGACCGAGAATTTTGCGGAATTATACCTGAAACATGGCACTGAATTGATCCCAGATTTGGTAAAAAGCTTTAATCCATTGGATTTCAAATTCACTATACTTTATTAA